Proteins from one Vulgatibacter sp. genomic window:
- a CDS encoding rhodanese-like domain-containing protein, with protein sequence MIREIGPEELASRLASGAPTRLVDVRQEWEHEIAALPGSELLPLDALAYGDETLEPRGGEELVVVYCHHGVRSLTGVALIQRQGWTGEIVSLAGGIDAWSLRVDPSVPRY encoded by the coding sequence ATGATTCGAGAGATTGGACCCGAGGAGCTGGCTTCGCGGCTCGCATCCGGCGCGCCGACGCGGCTGGTCGACGTGCGGCAGGAGTGGGAGCACGAGATCGCGGCGCTGCCCGGCAGCGAGCTGCTGCCGCTCGATGCGCTCGCCTACGGCGACGAGACGCTCGAGCCGCGGGGCGGGGAGGAGCTGGTGGTGGTCTATTGCCACCACGGCGTGCGCAGCCTCACCGGCGTGGCGCTGATCCAGCGGCAGGGATGGACGGGGGAGATCGTCTCCCTCGCCGGCGGGATCGACGCCTGGTCGCTGCGGGTGGATCCGTCGGTGCCGCGCTACTGA
- a CDS encoding dihydroorotase, which yields MSTTFDLLLRNGTLVNHDGIGKADVGIRQGRIAAIGDLATAEADETFDAAGLHLLPGVIDSQVHFREPGLEHKEDLGTGTAAAILGGVTAIFEMPNTKPGTTTAADLEEKVRRASGRAFCDFAFFLGATAGNARHLGALERLPGCAGVKIFMGSSTGDLLVEDDEALLEVLRHGTRRVAVHCEDEARLRERKALAAEGRPETHPVWRDEQTAFLATERLLRLARQAGRRVHVLHVTTQEEMQLLAASKQIATVEVTPQHLTLRAPACYEKLGTYAQMNPPIRSGRHQEALWFALRGGVVDVIGSDHAPHTREEKDRPYPASPSGMPGVQTLLPLLLEHVHQGRLSLQRLVDLTSAGPARVFGLAGKGRVAVGYDADLTLVDLQADRTISNLHQASRCGWTPFDGYRVHGWPVATVIRGNVVQVEGEITAPPMGEAVRFTEALPIA from the coding sequence ATGAGCACCACCTTCGACCTCCTCCTCCGCAACGGCACCCTCGTCAACCACGACGGCATCGGCAAAGCCGACGTCGGCATCCGCCAGGGACGGATCGCCGCCATCGGCGATCTCGCCACCGCAGAAGCCGACGAGACCTTCGACGCAGCCGGCCTCCACCTGCTCCCCGGCGTGATCGACAGCCAGGTCCACTTCCGCGAGCCGGGCCTCGAGCACAAGGAGGACCTCGGCACCGGCACCGCCGCGGCGATCCTCGGCGGCGTCACCGCCATCTTCGAGATGCCCAACACCAAGCCGGGCACCACCACCGCAGCGGATCTCGAGGAGAAGGTCCGCCGCGCCAGCGGCCGCGCCTTCTGCGACTTCGCCTTCTTCCTCGGCGCCACCGCTGGGAACGCCCGGCATCTCGGCGCGCTCGAGCGCCTGCCCGGCTGCGCCGGCGTGAAGATCTTCATGGGCTCCTCCACCGGCGATCTGCTCGTGGAGGACGACGAGGCGCTCCTCGAGGTGCTGCGCCACGGTACGAGGCGCGTCGCCGTCCACTGCGAGGACGAGGCCCGCCTGCGCGAACGCAAGGCCCTCGCCGCGGAGGGCAGGCCCGAGACCCATCCCGTGTGGCGCGACGAGCAGACCGCCTTCCTCGCCACCGAGCGGCTGCTGCGCCTCGCCAGGCAGGCGGGGCGCAGGGTCCACGTGCTCCACGTCACCACGCAGGAGGAGATGCAGCTCCTCGCCGCGAGCAAGCAGATCGCCACCGTGGAGGTGACCCCGCAGCACCTCACCCTGCGGGCGCCCGCCTGCTACGAGAAGCTCGGCACCTACGCGCAGATGAACCCGCCGATCCGCAGCGGCAGGCACCAGGAGGCGCTCTGGTTCGCGCTGCGCGGCGGCGTGGTCGACGTGATCGGCTCGGACCACGCCCCCCACACCCGCGAGGAGAAGGACCGCCCCTATCCCGCCTCGCCCTCGGGCATGCCCGGCGTGCAGACGCTCCTGCCGCTGCTCCTCGAGCACGTGCACCAGGGGCGCCTCTCGCTGCAGCGCCTCGTCGACCTCACCTCGGCGGGGCCGGCGCGGGTCTTCGGCCTCGCGGGCAAGGGCCGGGTGGCGGTGGGCTACGACGCCGATCTCACCCTGGTCGATCTCCAGGCGGATCGCACCATCTCCAACCTCCACCAGGCGAGCCGCTGCGGGTGGACGCCCTTCGACGGCTACCGCGTCCACGGCTGGCCGGTGGCCACCGTGATCCGCGGCAACGTGGTGCAGGTGGAGGGTGAGATCACCGCGCCGCCGATGGGCGAGGCGGTGCGCTTCACCGAGGCGCTGCCGATCGCTTGA
- a CDS encoding lysophospholipid acyltransferase family protein, with protein sequence MRRVLLGIYTYAEFFLAALLFVPVLGLVALLHRGDPACRIRGRWMRRFGRFTSALTPLWRFSVRGEAPPGIREGRAFVVVANHESTADPFLLSWLPWDMRWVAKVELFRLPLIGLLMRAGGDIPLRRGSRESAEEMLEACRRTLAAGVPVMLFPEGTRSPDGNLLPFKDGAFRLALEAGVPILPVALAGTRNCRPKGSLWFGDARAVAQVLEPIPTEGRELAALREEARTRIGEAAARLRSELDPGGERELRALHRVARGASGR encoded by the coding sequence ATGCGCCGCGTGCTCCTCGGGATCTACACCTACGCCGAATTCTTCCTCGCCGCCCTGCTCTTCGTGCCGGTGCTCGGCCTCGTCGCCCTCCTCCACCGCGGGGATCCCGCCTGCCGGATCCGCGGCAGGTGGATGCGCCGCTTCGGCCGCTTCACCTCCGCCCTGACGCCCCTCTGGCGCTTCTCGGTGCGGGGCGAGGCGCCTCCGGGGATCCGGGAGGGAAGGGCCTTCGTGGTGGTGGCCAACCACGAATCGACCGCCGACCCCTTCCTCCTCTCCTGGCTCCCGTGGGACATGCGCTGGGTGGCAAAAGTGGAGCTCTTCCGGCTGCCGCTCATCGGCCTGCTGATGCGGGCAGGTGGCGACATTCCGCTCCGACGCGGCTCCCGCGAGAGCGCCGAGGAGATGCTCGAGGCCTGCAGGCGGACCCTCGCCGCCGGCGTGCCGGTGATGCTTTTTCCCGAGGGGACGCGCTCGCCGGACGGCAACCTGCTGCCCTTCAAGGACGGCGCCTTCCGCCTCGCTCTCGAGGCCGGCGTGCCGATCCTGCCGGTGGCCCTCGCCGGAACCCGCAACTGCAGGCCCAAGGGCTCCTTGTGGTTCGGCGACGCCAGGGCGGTGGCGCAGGTGCTGGAGCCGATCCCCACCGAGGGGCGCGAGCTGGCGGCGCTGCGGGAGGAGGCCCGCACCCGGATCGGCGAGGCCGCCGCCAGGCTGCGGAGCGAGCTGGATCCGGGAGGCGAACGCGAGCTTCGAGCGTTGCATCGGGTGGCGCGCGGTGCTAGCGGGCGCTAG